CAAAACTTTGCCATCCTTAAATAATCTTTATCTCCAGTTGCTACATATTTGCTTTCCATATAAGCTACAAGAACTGAAAGCCCCAAAGTAAGAGGAACAAAAATAAAATGAAAAGCAGCGGTTATGGCAAATTGAAGCCTACTTAACAAAACAATATCCATTTTTTACCTCCTGTAATTTTATTATTAATTACTTCTATTATCAACTTTTAAAATTTTATAAAGAACAATTTTTTCTAATTTTATTATTGATTAATTTTATCCACTTTAAAAAATTTGTCAAGAGAAATTTTTTATCAAAGGTATCTATTTTTATCTTAAGTTGTTAATTAGCTTTTCTACTTTCTTTTTTATCTCCTCTCTTACTTTTCTAAAAACTTCTAATTTTTCTTCTTCTGAGCCTTCTGCCTTTGCTGGATCTGGAAGACCCCAATATTCCCTATATGCAGTAGGT
The window above is part of the Thermodesulfobacterium geofontis OPF15 genome. Proteins encoded here:
- a CDS encoding low molecular weight phosphatase family protein, with amino-acid sequence MIILCEDSAETCPYIPTAYREYWGLPDPAKAEGSEEEKLEVFRKVREEIKKKVEKLINNLR